The following are encoded together in the Equus przewalskii isolate Varuska chromosome 14, EquPr2, whole genome shotgun sequence genome:
- the LHCGR gene encoding lutropin-choriogonadotropic hormone receptor isoform X6 produces MNNESITLKLYGNGFEEIQSHAFNGTTLISLELKENAQLEKMHNGAFQGATGPSILDISSTKLQALPSYGLESIQTLIATSSYSLKKLPSREKFTNLLAATLTYPSHCCAFRNLPTKERPSSISELNPSSLMMSLVWEQKRHKFLAGSCPVGASDLFNWFTSIQNGMTGQNFSFSIFENFSQQCESTARKPNNGTLYSASFAESELSGWDYDDGFCPHKTLRCAPEPDAFNPCEDIMGYDFLRVLIWLINILAIMGNVTVLFVLLTSHYKLTVPRFLMCNLSFADFCMGLYLLLIASVDSQTKGQYYNHAIDWQTGSGCSVAGFFTVFASELSVYTLTVITLERWHTITYAIQLDQKLRLRHAIPIMLGGWLFSTLIAMLPLVGVSNYRKVSICLPMDIETTLSQVYILTILILNVVAFFIICACYIKIYFAVQNPQLIATNKDTKIAKKMAVLIFTDFTCMAPISFFAISAAFKVPLITVTNSKVLLVLFYPVNSCANPFLYAIFTKAFRRDFFLLLSKFGCCKHRAELYRRKDFSAYTSKWKNGFTGSNKSSQPTLKLTTLHCQYTAVPDKT; encoded by the exons GGAGCTAAAGGAAAATGCCCAGCTGGAGAAGATGCACAACGGAGCCTTCCAGGGGGCCACAGGGCCCAGCATCTT ggatatttcttccaccaaacTGCAGGCCCTACCTAGCTATGGGCTGGAGTCCATTCAGACGCTAATTGCCACATCATCCTATTCTCTAAAAAAATTACCGTCAAGAGAAAAATTTACCAATCTCCTGGCTGCCACACTGACTTACCCAAGCCACTGCTGTGCTTTTAGAAACTTGCCAACAAAAGA AAGACCATCTTCCATTTCAGAACTGAATCCTAGCTCCCTAATGATGAGCTTAGTGTGGGAACAGAAAAGGCACAAGTTCCTGGCTGGTTCGTGTCCAGTGGGGGCATCTGACCTATTCAACTGGTTCACTTCAATCCAGAATGGAATGACAGG acagaatttttcattttccatttttgaaaacttttcccAACAATGTGAAAGCACAGCAAGGAAACCAAATAATGGAACACT TTATTCTGCCAGCTTTGCTGAGAGTGAACTGAGTGGCTGGGATTATGACGATGGTTTCTGCCCACACAAGACACTCCGATGTGCTCCTGAACCAGATGCTTTTAATCCCTGTGAAGATATTATGGGCTATGACTTCCTTAGGGTCCTGATTTGGCTGATTAATATCCTAGCCATCATGGGAAATGTGACTGTCCTCTTTGTTCTCCTGACCAGTCATTACAAACTAACAGTGCCCCGTTTTCTCATGTGCAATCTCTCTTTTGCAGACTTTTGCATGGGGCTCTATCTGCTGCTCATTGCCTCAGTTGATTCCCAAACCAAAGGCCAGTATTATAACCATGCCATAGATTGGCAGACAGGGAGTGGGTGTAGTGTTGCTGGCTTTTTCACTGTATTTGCAAGTGAACTTTCTGTCTACACCCTCACAGTCATCACACTAGAAAGATGGCACACCATCACCTATGCTATTCAGCTGGACCAAAAACTACGATTAAGACATGCCATTCCAATTATGCTTGGAGGATGGCTCTTTTCTACTCTAATTGCTATGTTGCCCCTTGTGGGTGTCAGCAATTACAGGAAGGTCAGTATTTGCCTCCCCATGGATATAGAAACCACTCTCTCACAAGTCTACATATTAACCATCCTGATACTCAATGTGGTAGCCTTCTTCATCATTTGTGCTTgctacattaaaatttattttgcagtTCAAAATCCACAACTGATAGCTACCAACAAAGACACAAAGATTGCTAAGAAAATGGCAGTCCTCATCTTCACCGATTTCACCTGCATGGCACCTATCTCTTTTTTTGCCATTTCAGCTGCCTTCAAAGTGCCCCTTATCACAGTAACCAATTCTAAAGTTTTACTGGTTCTTTTTTATCCTGTCAATTCTTGTGCCAATCCATTTCTGTACGCGATTTTCACAAAGGCATTCCGAAgagatttctttctgttgctgAGCAAATTTGGCTGCTGTAAACATCGGGCTGAACTTTATAGAAGGAAGGATTTTTCAGCTTATACCTCCAAGTGGAAGAATGGCTTCACTGGATCAAATAAGTCTTCCCAGCCCACCTTGAAGCTGACCACATTGCACTGCCAATATACAGCTGTCCCAGACAAGACTTGA
- the LHCGR gene encoding lutropin-choriogonadotropic hormone receptor isoform X5, protein MWGILQRTEQFEILAFMKLPFCRGSKLYGNGFEEIQSHAFNGTTLISLELKENAQLEKMHNGAFQGATGPSILDISSTKLQALPSYGLESIQTLIATSSYSLKKLPSREKFTNLLAATLTYPSHCCAFRNLPTKERPSSISELNPSSLMMSLVWEQKRHKFLAGSCPVGASDLFNWFTSIQNGMTGQNFSFSIFENFSQQCESTARKPNNGTLYSASFAESELSGWDYDDGFCPHKTLRCAPEPDAFNPCEDIMGYDFLRVLIWLINILAIMGNVTVLFVLLTSHYKLTVPRFLMCNLSFADFCMGLYLLLIASVDSQTKGQYYNHAIDWQTGSGCSVAGFFTVFASELSVYTLTVITLERWHTITYAIQLDQKLRLRHAIPIMLGGWLFSTLIAMLPLVGVSNYRKVSICLPMDIETTLSQVYILTILILNVVAFFIICACYIKIYFAVQNPQLIATNKDTKIAKKMAVLIFTDFTCMAPISFFAISAAFKVPLITVTNSKVLLVLFYPVNSCANPFLYAIFTKAFRRDFFLLLSKFGCCKHRAELYRRKDFSAYTSKWKNGFTGSNKSSQPTLKLTTLHCQYTAVPDKT, encoded by the exons GGAGCTAAAGGAAAATGCCCAGCTGGAGAAGATGCACAACGGAGCCTTCCAGGGGGCCACAGGGCCCAGCATCTT ggatatttcttccaccaaacTGCAGGCCCTACCTAGCTATGGGCTGGAGTCCATTCAGACGCTAATTGCCACATCATCCTATTCTCTAAAAAAATTACCGTCAAGAGAAAAATTTACCAATCTCCTGGCTGCCACACTGACTTACCCAAGCCACTGCTGTGCTTTTAGAAACTTGCCAACAAAAGA AAGACCATCTTCCATTTCAGAACTGAATCCTAGCTCCCTAATGATGAGCTTAGTGTGGGAACAGAAAAGGCACAAGTTCCTGGCTGGTTCGTGTCCAGTGGGGGCATCTGACCTATTCAACTGGTTCACTTCAATCCAGAATGGAATGACAGG acagaatttttcattttccatttttgaaaacttttcccAACAATGTGAAAGCACAGCAAGGAAACCAAATAATGGAACACT TTATTCTGCCAGCTTTGCTGAGAGTGAACTGAGTGGCTGGGATTATGACGATGGTTTCTGCCCACACAAGACACTCCGATGTGCTCCTGAACCAGATGCTTTTAATCCCTGTGAAGATATTATGGGCTATGACTTCCTTAGGGTCCTGATTTGGCTGATTAATATCCTAGCCATCATGGGAAATGTGACTGTCCTCTTTGTTCTCCTGACCAGTCATTACAAACTAACAGTGCCCCGTTTTCTCATGTGCAATCTCTCTTTTGCAGACTTTTGCATGGGGCTCTATCTGCTGCTCATTGCCTCAGTTGATTCCCAAACCAAAGGCCAGTATTATAACCATGCCATAGATTGGCAGACAGGGAGTGGGTGTAGTGTTGCTGGCTTTTTCACTGTATTTGCAAGTGAACTTTCTGTCTACACCCTCACAGTCATCACACTAGAAAGATGGCACACCATCACCTATGCTATTCAGCTGGACCAAAAACTACGATTAAGACATGCCATTCCAATTATGCTTGGAGGATGGCTCTTTTCTACTCTAATTGCTATGTTGCCCCTTGTGGGTGTCAGCAATTACAGGAAGGTCAGTATTTGCCTCCCCATGGATATAGAAACCACTCTCTCACAAGTCTACATATTAACCATCCTGATACTCAATGTGGTAGCCTTCTTCATCATTTGTGCTTgctacattaaaatttattttgcagtTCAAAATCCACAACTGATAGCTACCAACAAAGACACAAAGATTGCTAAGAAAATGGCAGTCCTCATCTTCACCGATTTCACCTGCATGGCACCTATCTCTTTTTTTGCCATTTCAGCTGCCTTCAAAGTGCCCCTTATCACAGTAACCAATTCTAAAGTTTTACTGGTTCTTTTTTATCCTGTCAATTCTTGTGCCAATCCATTTCTGTACGCGATTTTCACAAAGGCATTCCGAAgagatttctttctgttgctgAGCAAATTTGGCTGCTGTAAACATCGGGCTGAACTTTATAGAAGGAAGGATTTTTCAGCTTATACCTCCAAGTGGAAGAATGGCTTCACTGGATCAAATAAGTCTTCCCAGCCCACCTTGAAGCTGACCACATTGCACTGCCAATATACAGCTGTCCCAGACAAGACTTGA